A single Hylaeus volcanicus isolate JK05 unplaced genomic scaffold, UHH_iyHylVolc1.0_haploid 12221, whole genome shotgun sequence DNA region contains:
- the LOC128883402 gene encoding uncharacterized protein LOC128883402 isoform X4 has translation MTEWTGLSKERKKKFTFSPFTITRAGCGLYHSIVVGKRREAPQLYGWGRNYNNVLALGPDVPERHYPTPIPYFSKNHVFQVACGLNHTMILIKSVNHSGGRVYSCGLGNNGRLGFFKTDKSIETEEHDSWFTYKPIRVGFPNKEKIIRISCGSDHSLAISQHGELFAWGVGQYGNLGTGNTKDVTCPVQITVGNNKSFVVHCSAGGKHSLACTNDGRCYSWGHPGNGRLGLGHLRSVIVPTLIEASCDREIVFVSAGEAHSASIDKVGIVYTWGAGSYGRLGHGDDTDMHIPRKIESFGGQSIVQVACGTFHTMAVSRDGKLFSWGSSLAIGLVSEGENSSVLIPKAVNHSGLISVCNIAVGTYHTIALTQLGDVFCWGVGGQSRLGHGDDANQPFPKHVAHLRNKAYLDDLKEWFLDDLQKSKNTHPLYLEAMNSKKIQTISCGEAHTMVLLIQGDVWVWGSNSYGQLGLGDALLEEIVYEPNLLEAFKDPIRRIACGKYHSLASNIRGELYVWGSGDCGQLGLGRVVDASVPTGVLHMTCVFDVFGGEDYSACLSSPNSNTIEDNFSNNMQIFTEAGDLWTWGSCETGKLGHEGFSSGSCLSPKKVKLSVPISMVSCGVNHMLACSPDGKVFAWGAGYYGRLGIGSSANSSIPVEVSLPDDIVIVSVQAGAFHSLGLTSDGLIYAWGRGEALCSNENYLLPQLFTKLDSQEGLPQCKMIVVCNNHTLAVMCSGQVWVWGDNKNYQLCCENKNSSFITSPEVLHNLPNAVDFIATGPNHTIANLCTNEVYAWGNNNSGCLGIGLTKKKYFFHPEAVLSNWRSVAGPKKTLQSLPPIDNMALASYANSSLHGQGTNSVHTMCNVENTITFIDPFVAETMSFIESLDFSKDSSLLSRAQKLLKKEPHFCTSQELALREDDLIKILGHHFSTILKISEQEKMMCSMEYFVKRKLTRVLINLPCETSKGLVKNSMQTPTFMIQKLPIIQQLMNYLVLQPSYLVYLSRCIKQDFERDILIKIVKQVYWNIEDRHINAVFLSLCAAICTEEVNVAPDLLRLFCSENSNFVQLASAYALKTCYNSDFGRFFVDPSFEGSLAEALDQLNDTCLVMDEQMLTEFVPECNNQQEKIKILFQRSLDGIYSVLSTLSSLLTLPLGISALMKHAYNVIVDRNFSFDAYSGRRAQQQYSLYYPLVRLLLQGIVCRFFIEPFEFNQMYCLQKFQSKFAEVNFRTLSVFINSAFQNNLCEFTYNHLFREIFQSIYLKSVTILIQTLSFTVDEYIRAENTLSLFLMHFTRSPYTIILRNDILANFMNLLKRYEAHLQLSVYDPVSELLKEISHDSTQVFDKEMIKILEENTYHHNIVINRRFLLTEGNVVFDGLTGVPVPQKLAPRQQAATRDGYTVMSLVHRYVPSDPLDPRSVIENSLKATPTISAQCWSKLGEEFFVLQEFYTRQQPPDFMTAQMLGKAAKHCEDFDDQAVSLVEICKWMAEGIKKRYRHHMYLTLVQNHEDVISETERRFRMETQEYTAGLQETSQYINTLYIEPEMRERLQKSNITPFIDSLRVLCSPESADEENSSPSVTLGLHELLQFMVVVQCTIVPKEGSHYTVTFTYHQKKGWTIQLFQVLNGNNTELDHFEITDNEIRSLD, from the exons ATGACGGAATGGACTGGTTTAagcaaagagagaaaaaagaagttcACATTTAGTCCTTTCACAATCACTCGAGCTGGGTGTGGATTGTATCATAGTATTGTCGTTGGGAAGCGTCGAGAGGCACCTCAGCTTTATGGATGGGgtcgaaattataataacgtTTTAGCCTTAGGTCCTGATGTACCAGAGCGACATTATCCGACACCCATACCTTACTTTTCCAAAAATCACGTTTTTCAGGTAGCATGTGGACTCAATCATACAATGATTCTAATAAAATCCGTGAATCATTCCGGAGGTCGCGTGTACTCATGTGGATTGGGAAATAATGGAAGACTCggtttttttaaaacagatAAAAGTATTGAAACAGAAGAACATGATTCGTGGTTCACATATAAACCCATTCGTGTTGGTTTTCCTAATAAAGAGAAAATCATTCGAATATCTTGTGGGAGTGATCACTCTCTTGCCATTTCACAACATGGTGAACTTTTCGCTTGGGGCGTAGGTCAATATGGCAATTTAGGCACTGGTAATACGAAAGATGTGACTTGTCCTGTTCAAATCACAGTGGGAAACAATAAATCGTTCGTTGTTCATTGTTCTGCTGGTGGCAAACATTCTCTAGCTTGCACCAATGACGGAAGATGTTATTCATGGGGTCACCCTGGAAATGGTCGATTAGGACTAGGTCATCTTCGTTCAGTTATTGTTCCCACACTAATCGAAGCGTCGTGTGATCGGGAAATCGTGTTTGTTTCAGCTGGCGAAGCTCATAGTGCATCAATAGATAAAGTGGGCATAGTTTATACCTGGGGTGCTGGTAGTTATGGTCGCTTAGGTCATGGGGATGATACGGATATGCATATACCTCGCAAAATAGAATCATTTGGTGGACAATCCATTGTTCAA GTTGCATGTGGAACGTTTCATACGATGGCGGTATCTCGTGATGGTAAATTATTCAGTTGGGGTTCCTCTTTAGCTATTGGTCTTGTCTCGGAAGGCGAAAATTCTTCTGTTTTGATTCCCAAAGCAGTTAATCATTCTGGTTTAATTTCCGTTTGTAATATTGCAGTTGGTACCTATCATACTATCGCTCTTACACAACTCGGTGATGTGTTTTGTTGGGGTGTCGGAGGTCAGTCGCGTTTAGGTCACGGTGACGACGCTAATCAA CCGTTTCCGAAACATGTTGCTCATTTACGAAATAAAGCGTATCTTGATGATTTAAAAGAATGGTTCTTAGACGATCTgcagaaaagtaaaaatactcATCCATTATACTTGGAAGCtatgaattcgaaaaaaattcaaaccatTTCTTGTGGGGAGGCGCACACAATGGTTCTTTTAATTCAAGGTGATGTGTGGGTGTGGGGTAGTAACAGTTATGGCCAATTAGGACTGGGGGACGCTCTACTTGAG GAAATAGTTTATGAACCAAATTTGTTGGAAGCATTCAAAGATCCGATCCGTCGCATTGCTTGTGGAAAATATCATTCATTGGCGTCTAACATACGAGGAGAACTGTACGTTTGGGGTTCCGGAGATTGTGGCCAATTAGGACTTGGAAGAGTTGTGGATGCAAGTGTTCCAACTGGAGTGTTACATATGACGTGTGTTTTCGATGTTTTTGGTGGAGAAGATTATAGCGCTTGTTTATCGTCTCCCAATTCGAACACTATAGAAGACAATTTTAGTAAtaatatgcaaattttcaCCGAAGCGGGGGATTTGTGGACCTGGGGAAGCTGTGAAACGGGTAAATTAGGGCACGAAGGATTTTCTTCTGGTTCGTGTCTTTCAccaaaaaaagtaaaattatcaGTTCCAATTTCAATGGTGTCATGTG gTGTAAACCATATGCTCGCTTGCTCTCCCGATGGAAAAGTTTTTGCGTGGGGAGCCGGCTATTATGGTCGGTTAGGCATTGGATCGTCTGCAAATTCTTCCATTCCCGttgag GTTTCTTTACCCGATGACATTGTTATTGTTAGCGTTCAAGCAGGAGCTTTTCACTCTCTAGGATTAACCTCCGATGGTTTAATATATGCTTGGGGACGTGGTGAAGCTTTATGttcaaacgaaaattatttgttaccgCAACTTTTTACAAAGCTTGATAGCCAAGAGGGCCTCCCTCAATGTAAAATGATAGTAGTATGCAACAATCATACACTCGCAGTGATGTGTTCCGGCCAG GTTTGGGTGTGGGgggataataaaaattatcaacTTTGTTGCGAAAACAAAAACTCTAGTTTTATTACATCACCTGAAGTCTTACACAATTTACCAAATGCCGTTGATTTCATTGCTACTGGACCCAATCATACAATCGCTAACTTATG CACTAACGAAGTGTACGCATggggaaataataattcaggATGCCTTGGTATAGGcctaactaaaaaaaaatacttttttcatCCAGAAGCTGTCTTAAGCAATTGGCGATCTGTTGCAGGGCcaaagaaaacattacaaaGCCTACCACCTATCGATAACATGGCTCTTGCGTCTTATGCGAATTCTAGTCTTCATGGTCAAGGCACCAACTCTGTGCATACTATGTGCAATGttgaaaatacaataactttcATTGAT CCATTCGTAGCAGAAACCATGTCTTTTATCGAAAGTCTTGATTTTTCAAAGGATAGTTCGCTTTTATCCAGAgctcaaaaattattaaagaaagaacCTCATTTTTGTACTTCACAAGAACTTGCGTTACGCGAA gacgatttaattaaaatcttagGACATCATTTTTCtaccattttaaaaatttcggaacaagaaaaaatgatgTGTTCTATGGAGTACTTTGTAAAGCGTAAa tTAACACGCGTACTCATTAATCTTCCTTGTGAAACATCGAAAGGGCTAGTTAAAAATTC AATGCAAACACCGACTTTTATGATACAAAAGCTACCTATCATTCAACAATTGATGAATTATTTAGTCCTTCAACCCTCTTACCTCGTCTATTTGTCTCGTTGTATTAAACAAGATTTTGAAAGGgatattcttataaaaattgtcaaacaa GTGTATTGGAATATAGAAGATCGACATATTAATGcagtatttctttctttatgtGCAGCGATTTGTACTGAGGAAGTCAATGTAGCACCCGATTTGCTACGTTTATTTTGCTcagaaaattctaatttcgtGCAACTTGCTAGCGCCTATGCCTTGAAAACATGTTATAACTCAGATTTTGGTCGCTTTTTTGTTGATCCCAGTTTCGAGGGGAGTCTAGCCGAGGCCTTGGATCAATTAAATGATACTTGCCTTGTTATGGATGAACAAATGCTAACTGAATTCGTTCCCGAATGCAacaatcaacaagaaaaaataaaaatcttgttTCAACGTTCTTTAGATGGAATTTATTCTGTTTTGTCAACTTTGTCTTCGTTGTTGACCCTTCCTTTAGGAATCAGTGCTTTAATGAAACATGCTTATAATGTTATAGTGGatcgtaatttttcttttgatgcGTATAGTGGTCGAAGAGCACAACAACAATACAGCCTATATTATCCTCTTGTGCGATTACTTTTACAGGGTATTGTATGTCGTTTTTTTATAGAGCCCTTCGAGTTTAACC aaatgtattgtttacaaaaatttcaatctaaATTTGCGGAAGTCAATTTTCGTACATTATCCGTTTTCATTAATTCagcttttcaaaataatttatgtgaATTCACATATAACCATttatttcgtgaaatatttcaaagtatttaCTTGAAAAGCGTCACTATTTTGATACAAACACTTTCCTTTACCGTGGATGAATACATTCGTGCTGAG AATACACTTTCTCTCTTCCTCATGCATTTTACTAGATCTCCCTATACCATAATCCTGCGTAATGATATTTTAgcaaattttatgaatttactaAAACGTTATGAAGCCCATCTTCAATTATCCGTGTATGACCCTGTTAGCGAATta cTGAAAGAAATATCTCATGATTCGACTCAAGTTTTCGATAaggaaatgattaaaatattagaagaGAATACCTACCATCATAATATTGTGATTAATCGACGGTTTCTTCTAAC TGAAGGAAATGTTGTTTTTGACGGTTTAACTGGAGTTCCCGTACCACAAAAATTAGCTCCACGACAACAAGCTGCTACGCGT GATGGATATACTGTGATGTCTCTTGTTCATCGTTATGTACCAAGTGATCCTTTGGATCCCCGATCTGTgattgaaaattcattaaaagcCACGCCAACTATTTCAGCACAATGTTGGAGCAAACTTggagaagaattttttgtcTTACAAGAATTTTATACTCGCCAACAACCTCCTGATTTCATGACGGCACAAATGTTAGGAAAAGCGGCTAAGCATTGTGAGGATTTCGACGACCAAGCAGTGTCACTTGTGGAAATATGCAAATGGATGGCTGAAGGAATTAAAAAACGCTATCGGCATCATATGTATTTAACGCTTGTTCAA AATCATGAAGATGTTATAAGTGAAACGGAGCGCCGTTTTCGAATGGAAACCCAGGAATATACTGCTGGCTTACAGGAAACAAGTCAATACATCAATACACTTTATATTGAACCAGAGATGAGGGAACGATTGCAG AAAAGTAATATAACACCTTTTATTGATTCTTTACGAGTTTTATGCTCTCCTGAATCCGCTGATGAGGAAAATTCATCACCTTCCGTTACATTAGGACTCCACGAATTGCTACAATTTATG GTAGTCGTTCAGTGCACTATTGTGCCAAAAGAAGGATCGCATTACACAGTAACGTTTACGTATCATCAGAAAAAGGGATGGACCATACAGCTTTTTCAAGTGTTGAATGGAAACAATACTGAGTTGGATCATTTTGAAATCACAGATAATGA AATTCGTTCATTAGATTAA